Proteins encoded within one genomic window of Mycolicibacterium aubagnense:
- a CDS encoding universal stress protein — translation MSTPRIAVAYLATPGGNDAVAVGEQLAHTLGAEIDLCMVLPSERPALAAIPGNVLLREAEGWLAAAAAGIRSDITVTTHLSFDDSSTSGLIAAAEDVGAEALVVGGAGGGIASSFSLGSVVNDLVHASPIPVVIAPRGARLTRNERIREVTCAVGTRPGADALLKSALRLCRDTQTPLRLVSLVAVDNSDDLELAQQHAHNALDQARSALPEDIPVTSRVASGPTVEDAVTKLGWHDGDVIMVGSSRLAQPRRLFLGSTAAKMLRVLQVPMIVVPKDEGADND, via the coding sequence GTGAGCACCCCGCGTATTGCCGTCGCGTACCTCGCCACACCAGGCGGTAACGACGCCGTGGCCGTCGGCGAACAGCTCGCCCACACGCTCGGCGCAGAGATCGACCTCTGCATGGTGCTGCCCAGCGAGCGGCCGGCGCTGGCCGCCATCCCCGGAAACGTGCTGCTGCGCGAAGCGGAGGGCTGGCTTGCCGCCGCTGCGGCCGGGATCCGCAGTGACATCACGGTGACCACACACCTGAGCTTCGACGACTCCAGCACCAGCGGCTTGATCGCGGCAGCCGAGGACGTCGGGGCCGAAGCACTGGTGGTCGGCGGCGCGGGCGGTGGCATCGCCAGTTCGTTTTCGCTGGGATCGGTGGTCAACGACCTGGTCCATGCGTCTCCGATTCCCGTGGTCATCGCACCGCGCGGCGCGCGCCTGACGCGCAACGAGCGGATTCGGGAAGTCACCTGCGCGGTCGGCACCCGGCCCGGCGCCGACGCACTGCTGAAGTCCGCTTTGCGGCTCTGCCGAGACACCCAGACACCGCTGCGCCTGGTATCGCTCGTCGCCGTCGACAACTCCGACGATCTGGAGCTGGCGCAGCAACACGCCCACAACGCCCTGGATCAGGCGAGATCAGCTCTGCCGGAAGATATTCCGGTTACCTCGCGCGTCGCCTCCGGACCCACTGTCGAAGACGCCGTCACCAAGCTCGGCTGGCATGACGGCGACGTGATCATGGTCGGGTCCAGTCGGCTCGCACAGCCCCGCCGGCTCTTCCTGGGATCGACCGCGGCAAAGATGCTTCGCGTACTGCAGGTCCCCATGATCGTCGTTCCGAAAGATGAAGGGGCTGATAATGACTGA
- a CDS encoding primary-amine oxidase translates to MTDTFHPLDPLTAPEFAKVAEILATAHGVGDGWRYTSVEMVEPAKAEVAAFDAAGTVPDRRALATVLDTSNNRTYKSVVSLSAESVLSWDHIPGVQPNFTVDEWEEADEVLRRHPDVIAALAKHGITDMDLVFMDTWTYGDVVMPEQYKDRRLGWTDTWVRAADGANPYAGPVNGFHCVIDMNTMELLEIEDTFTVDRPDMMGEYVPQHIPERIRKASTREPLQPLNITQPEGVSFTLEGNLLKWQNWSLRVGFNYREGMTLHAVSYNDNGNVRSVANRMSFAEMMVPYRDHCVDHYRRTAFDIGEWGIGFMTTSLELGCDCLGEIRYLDAVLHNSKGEPYTIKNAICIHEEDNAVLWKHVDHHGGAEVRRMRRLTVSFHVTVANYEYLTYWRFYQDGNIECEVRATGIMVVSNFPEGQAHPHGTLVDNRTYAPYHQHFLVARLDLDVDGTENTVYASETEIEPMGPDNPYGLSLRQRNTPLRTEAEGKQDMNFQTQRAWKVVNDNVRNGIGTAPAYKLVPGGAFPAMFDPNSPILARCRAIEHTVWVTPNSPEERWPAGEFVTQSKQDTGLPMWTEANRSIENTDVVLWYVFGIHHITRPEDWPIMPADTVSFWLKPVGFFDRNPSIDVAPTPPKACHLPTGCEES, encoded by the coding sequence ATGACCGACACCTTCCATCCCCTCGACCCGCTGACCGCACCCGAATTCGCCAAGGTCGCCGAGATTCTCGCGACCGCGCACGGTGTCGGGGACGGCTGGCGGTACACCTCCGTCGAGATGGTGGAACCGGCCAAGGCAGAGGTCGCCGCCTTCGATGCCGCCGGCACGGTTCCGGACCGGCGCGCGCTGGCCACGGTGCTCGACACGTCGAACAACCGCACCTACAAGAGCGTGGTGTCGCTCTCGGCCGAGTCGGTGCTGTCGTGGGACCACATCCCGGGGGTGCAGCCCAACTTCACCGTCGATGAATGGGAAGAGGCCGACGAGGTGCTGCGCCGGCACCCGGACGTCATTGCGGCCCTGGCCAAACACGGCATCACCGACATGGACCTGGTGTTCATGGACACCTGGACCTACGGCGACGTCGTGATGCCGGAGCAGTACAAGGACCGCCGCCTGGGCTGGACCGACACCTGGGTGCGAGCCGCCGACGGTGCCAACCCTTACGCCGGTCCGGTCAACGGATTCCACTGTGTCATCGACATGAACACCATGGAACTGCTGGAGATCGAGGACACCTTCACCGTCGATCGCCCGGATATGATGGGCGAGTATGTGCCGCAGCACATTCCCGAGCGCATCCGCAAAGCGAGCACCCGGGAACCATTGCAGCCACTGAACATCACTCAGCCCGAAGGGGTTTCGTTCACGCTCGAGGGCAACCTGCTGAAATGGCAGAACTGGTCGCTGCGCGTCGGGTTCAACTACCGCGAGGGCATGACGCTGCACGCGGTCAGCTACAACGACAACGGCAACGTGCGGTCGGTGGCCAACCGCATGTCGTTCGCCGAGATGATGGTGCCCTACCGCGACCACTGCGTGGACCATTACCGCCGAACGGCTTTCGACATCGGCGAGTGGGGCATCGGCTTCATGACGACCTCGCTGGAGCTGGGCTGTGACTGTCTCGGCGAGATCCGGTATCTGGACGCCGTGCTACACAACAGCAAGGGCGAGCCGTACACCATCAAGAACGCCATCTGCATCCACGAGGAAGACAACGCCGTGCTGTGGAAGCACGTCGACCACCACGGCGGTGCCGAAGTGCGCCGCATGCGCCGGCTCACCGTGTCGTTCCACGTCACCGTCGCCAACTACGAGTACCTCACCTACTGGCGCTTCTACCAGGACGGCAACATCGAATGTGAGGTCCGCGCAACGGGAATCATGGTGGTGAGCAACTTCCCCGAGGGCCAGGCCCACCCGCACGGCACGCTGGTCGACAACCGCACCTACGCGCCCTACCACCAGCACTTCCTGGTCGCCCGACTCGACCTCGACGTCGACGGCACCGAGAACACGGTGTACGCCAGCGAGACCGAGATCGAACCGATGGGGCCGGACAACCCGTACGGACTGTCGCTGCGGCAGCGCAACACCCCGCTGCGCACCGAGGCCGAGGGCAAGCAGGACATGAACTTCCAGACCCAGCGGGCGTGGAAGGTCGTCAACGACAACGTCCGCAACGGCATCGGCACCGCGCCGGCCTACAAGCTGGTGCCCGGCGGCGCCTTCCCCGCCATGTTCGATCCGAACTCGCCGATCTTGGCGCGTTGCCGGGCCATCGAGCACACCGTGTGGGTCACCCCCAACTCTCCCGAGGAGCGTTGGCCCGCAGGTGAATTCGTCACGCAGAGCAAGCAAGACACGGGCCTGCCGATGTGGACCGAGGCCAACCGCTCGATCGAGAACACCGACGTGGTGCTGTGGTACGTGTTCGGCATCCACCACATCACGAGGCCGGAAGACTGGCCGATCATGCCGGCGGACACGGTCAGCTTCTGGCTCAAGCCGGTCGGCTTCTTCGACCGCAACCCGTCGATCGACGTGGCGCCGACGCCGCCGAAGGCCTGCCACCTGCCCACCGGATGTGAGGAGAGCTGA
- a CDS encoding aminobutyraldehyde dehydrogenase: MPDGLLQNYIDGQFVDSASSETIDLISPVDGSVVGRAPVSNRTDVDAAVAAAERAFVTWGKTTPSVRQQALLKLADAIEAHSDEIVEAQCRNTGQLKAMIAAEEVAVSADQVRFFAGAARMVEGLSAGEYMEGFTSYVRREPIGVVGQVTPWNYPFMMAIWKIGPALATGNTVVLKPSDTTPESTLVLARISKGILPDGVFNVILGTGGTGAELVDHPALGLVSITGSVRAGVAVASAAAQQLKRSHLELGGKAPAVVFGDVDIAKAATGIAQAAFFNAGQDCTAATRVLVHESIHDQFVDALVEAAQTLRPGLPDDADAFYGPLNNVNHFTAVSQKIAALPAHATIVTGGKQSGDKGFYFEPTVITGVRQDDSIVQDETFGPILTVQPFSSDDQAIDLANGVRYALASSVWTKDHATAEKFSRALDFGAVWVNCHIPLVAEMPHGGFKYSGYGKDLSIYGVEDYTRIKHVMSAHD, from the coding sequence ATGCCCGACGGACTTCTACAGAACTACATCGACGGCCAGTTCGTCGATTCGGCGTCGTCGGAGACCATCGACCTGATCAGCCCGGTGGACGGCTCAGTGGTCGGACGGGCACCCGTGTCCAACCGCACCGATGTGGACGCCGCGGTGGCCGCCGCCGAGCGAGCGTTCGTCACCTGGGGCAAGACCACGCCCAGCGTGCGGCAACAGGCGCTCCTCAAGCTCGCCGACGCCATCGAGGCCCACAGTGACGAGATCGTCGAAGCGCAATGCCGCAACACCGGCCAGCTCAAGGCGATGATCGCGGCCGAGGAGGTCGCGGTGAGCGCCGATCAGGTTCGCTTCTTCGCCGGGGCCGCCCGCATGGTCGAAGGACTGTCCGCCGGTGAGTACATGGAAGGCTTCACGTCCTATGTGCGGCGCGAGCCGATCGGCGTCGTCGGTCAGGTGACCCCGTGGAATTACCCGTTCATGATGGCGATCTGGAAGATCGGCCCGGCCCTGGCCACCGGCAACACCGTCGTCCTCAAGCCCAGCGACACCACTCCCGAGAGCACGCTGGTGCTGGCCCGGATCAGCAAGGGCATCCTGCCCGACGGCGTGTTCAACGTCATCCTCGGCACCGGCGGCACCGGCGCCGAACTGGTCGACCACCCGGCCCTCGGCCTGGTGTCCATCACGGGTTCGGTGCGGGCCGGTGTCGCGGTAGCGTCGGCAGCCGCCCAGCAGCTCAAGCGCAGCCACCTCGAACTCGGCGGCAAGGCACCCGCGGTGGTGTTCGGCGACGTCGACATCGCCAAGGCCGCAACCGGAATCGCCCAGGCCGCGTTCTTCAACGCCGGCCAGGACTGCACCGCGGCCACGCGCGTACTCGTGCACGAGTCGATCCACGACCAGTTCGTCGACGCCCTCGTCGAGGCCGCACAAACCCTGCGGCCCGGGCTCCCCGATGACGCCGACGCGTTCTACGGGCCACTGAACAACGTCAACCACTTCACCGCGGTCAGCCAGAAGATCGCCGCACTTCCGGCGCACGCCACCATCGTCACGGGCGGAAAGCAATCGGGCGACAAGGGCTTCTATTTCGAGCCCACCGTCATCACCGGGGTACGACAGGACGATTCCATCGTGCAGGACGAGACCTTCGGGCCCATCCTGACGGTGCAGCCGTTCAGCTCCGACGACCAGGCCATCGACCTTGCCAACGGCGTCCGGTACGCCCTGGCGTCGAGCGTGTGGACCAAAGACCACGCTACCGCTGAAAAGTTCAGCCGCGCACTCGATTTCGGTGCGGTGTGGGTGAACTGCCACATCCCGCTGGTGGCGGAGATGCCGCACGGCGGATTCAAGTACTCCGGCTATGGCAAGGACCTGTCGATCTACGGGGTGGAGGACTACACGCGGATCAAGCACGTCATGAGTGCCCACGACTGA
- a CDS encoding PucR family transcriptional regulator has protein sequence MRWVLDQADLRIRLRGGAGGLDSEISLVLTTELADPAKWLSGGELVLTTGIGLPPGAADRRRYLQLLHESGVAGVGFGIGLTFDEVPDELVSAAVELGLPLLEIPLRTPFAAIVQRVGSRIAALQYDAVLRASRAQPRITRAVVSGGPQEVAAELGRALRASVVVLDPSGTVIASHPRNLNVTTVNLVRDAIEPGAASAVAVLAEGVTVAQQSIRVGGRSHGVLGVVSETALSPVDQVLLGHANSLLALDFEKPVRLKEAQQRLNEQALGLILTGVSNLEPAWAQLSHAADHRGRIRALVVQADSDSGAEADTAQLLKKVSAAILVQLDQAAQPTFVHCADTWLAVLLPGAEAEEFAAALAARIDPSLRRTIRMGLSGILPLAKLAEAVDNARLAASVAECGRPPLEFSAMAGSTLLAFGESRDVLIALGAAVLTPVLDHDAEFGTGLLTSLRAYLEANGHWESAAAAVGVHRHTMRKRIETAEALLGCDLAVARVRAELLLAILARTPGG, from the coding sequence GTGCGATGGGTACTGGACCAAGCTGATCTGCGGATCCGGCTGCGCGGCGGTGCGGGCGGCCTCGACAGCGAGATCAGTTTGGTACTGACCACGGAGTTGGCCGACCCGGCCAAGTGGCTGTCCGGTGGTGAACTGGTGCTCACCACCGGGATCGGTCTGCCACCGGGCGCTGCCGACCGGCGGCGTTATCTCCAACTCCTGCACGAAAGTGGCGTTGCCGGAGTCGGATTCGGTATCGGTCTGACCTTCGACGAGGTGCCCGATGAATTGGTATCCGCCGCAGTGGAGCTGGGGTTACCGCTGTTGGAGATTCCCTTGCGGACACCCTTCGCGGCGATCGTCCAGCGGGTCGGTTCGCGGATCGCGGCGCTGCAGTATGACGCGGTGCTGCGGGCATCCCGGGCGCAGCCGCGGATCACCCGGGCGGTCGTCAGCGGCGGCCCTCAAGAGGTCGCCGCCGAACTGGGCCGGGCGTTGCGGGCCAGCGTCGTGGTGCTCGATCCGTCGGGCACGGTGATCGCATCCCACCCCCGCAATCTCAACGTCACCACCGTCAACCTGGTGCGTGATGCGATCGAGCCCGGGGCTGCCTCGGCCGTCGCGGTGCTGGCGGAGGGCGTCACCGTCGCGCAGCAGTCCATCCGCGTAGGGGGCCGTTCGCACGGGGTTCTCGGGGTGGTCAGTGAGACGGCCCTGAGTCCGGTCGATCAGGTGCTGTTGGGGCACGCGAACTCCTTGCTCGCGTTGGATTTCGAGAAGCCGGTGCGGTTGAAGGAGGCGCAGCAGCGACTCAATGAGCAGGCGCTGGGCCTCATTCTCACCGGTGTGTCCAACCTGGAGCCGGCCTGGGCGCAACTGTCTCACGCGGCCGATCACCGGGGCCGGATCAGGGCGCTGGTCGTGCAGGCCGATTCGGACTCGGGCGCCGAAGCCGATACCGCACAACTACTGAAGAAGGTGAGCGCGGCGATCCTGGTTCAGCTGGACCAGGCCGCTCAGCCCACATTCGTGCATTGTGCCGACACGTGGCTGGCGGTGTTGTTGCCGGGAGCGGAGGCCGAGGAGTTTGCCGCCGCGCTGGCCGCCCGGATCGATCCGTCGCTGCGCCGGACCATCCGCATGGGGCTCAGCGGAATTCTGCCGCTGGCCAAACTGGCCGAGGCCGTCGACAACGCCCGGCTGGCGGCGTCGGTGGCCGAATGCGGCCGTCCTCCGCTCGAATTCTCCGCGATGGCAGGCAGCACGCTGCTGGCGTTCGGCGAGAGCCGGGACGTGCTGATCGCGCTCGGTGCGGCGGTGCTCACTCCCGTCCTCGACCACGACGCCGAGTTCGGTACGGGGTTGCTCACGTCGTTGCGTGCGTACCTGGAAGCCAACGGCCACTGGGAATCTGCGGCCGCGGCGGTCGGCGTACACCGGCACACGATGCGCAAGCGCATCGAAACCGCAGAGGCCCTGCTTGGTTGCGATCTGGCGGTCGCCCGGGTCCGCGCCGAACTGCTGTTGGCAATCTTGGCGCGGACACCGGGCGGCTGA